The genomic segment CTCTGCGATCCCTGCACCAGGACGGTCCTGAGCTGGTACCCGATGCGGCGGACCCGCAGCGAGATCGCGCCGTTCGGCACGGTCAGGGTGAATGCACCGGCATCATTGGTGTAGGTACCCACCGACGAGCCGGTCACAGTCACGCTGACGTTGCCGAGCGGCTGGCCCGCCCCTTCCTCTGTCACCTTGCCACTGATGCGCCGCTGCGCGTACAGCTCGCCCCCCGCCAGCGCCAATAGCGCCAGAACGGTGGCTCCCCGACGGATGAGACCCACGGAACCTCCTCCACAAATGGATTGAGCGGCCGGAAACTGAAGCGCCCTGAATCGTCAGTCGACGGTTCGGGGCGCCACGCGGCCATCATGAGAGTGGGCCGTGCTCGCGCGTCTGTCAACGAAATGCCGACACGTGTGTGAGGTCGGGACACCGGCGTCCATTTGTTGATTCTGGAATACCACTACCAACGAGAGTGCGCAGTGTGCGTCAGCGCGCAGCGCCGCATCACACACGACCTGCGATCACGCGGATTGGCCGCGCAGGGTGATCTCACAAAGCAGCCGCGCCGGCTGCGGGTCGCGCGTCTCGTAGGCCTGGATGCGCTCGACCCAGATCGGAGCCCGCACGCGGAAGCGGCGCGCGCGCGCCCACGCCGCGTCGGTCATGGTGCGGAAGAAGTGCACGGTGCAGTGCGGCGTGAACGCAAACTTCGGGGCCGCGAAGGGCAGCCCGCAGGTGGCGATGGCGTCGTGCAGCCAGCGCACCGGGCCATGCACCGGCAGCGGCAGCATGATGATGTTCGTGGCGGGAAAGCGCTCCGGCGCCCCGAAGGTGAAATCCAGCGGCGCCACCGCTGCCCCGACACGCGACAACGCCACTTCGATCTCGGAAACCGGAGTGCCAGACGCGAGCACCCCGACCCCGCTCGATCCTGCCAGCGTGACGTGCGGCCGGAAGAGCGCCGCGAACTTGGGGTCGAGCTCGCGTTGGATGGCGGCTATCCGGTCTGCTTCGGGTCCGAACAGGTCGGCAATCACGAAGATACCGTCAGCCATAAGCCATCATCCCGTCGTCAACGCGACAAAAGCGCACGATCCAGCCGATTGCCAGGGTGTGCGTCGTGCCAGCGCCGAACGGATATGGCGCCGAGCATTCCGATGGCGGAGCCTGAGACCACGTCGGAGAGCCAGTGCTTGCGGTCGCGGACGCGGCTGCCCGCGGTCATTGCGGCGAGCGCATAGACCAGTGGGGGACCGACGGTTTTCCACCCGGACCGTCCCTGCCGGCGCCATTCCACCGCCAGGGTGGCGGCGGCGGCGGCGGCGAGGGCCGAGTGGCCAGACGCGAAGCTCCGGGTACTGTCACTGTTGAGTCCGCCGAGGAAGTCCCAGTGGGCCGGGCTGTGATCCGGGCTCGCGTACGGGCGAGTGCGGCCGGCGAGGAGCTTGATGGCCGAAATGACGGCGCCACTCGCGGCGACCGCCTCGGTGGTGCGCAGGCCCATCACGGCGGTGCCTGAGTCCCCTCGCGCTCGTCCCAGGAGCCAGAGTGTCGGCCCGATACCCGTGGCGACCCAGGTTCCCGTCAGGTCACCTGCCCGGGAGAGTCTGCGGAGGGTGGCGTCGTCCTGCACTCCCGGGCGGCGTGCCCAGGCGTCGCCGCGCCGGTCGGCCGTGGCGATGAGCAGGGCGCCCGCCGCCATGCCACCGAGCTTGAGCACGTCCCCGTGGCGCAGTCCGACCGAGAAGGCGCCCGGCGCCGCCTGC from the Gemmatimonadaceae bacterium genome contains:
- a CDS encoding 2'-5' RNA ligase family protein, whose amino-acid sequence is MIADLFGPEADRIAAIQRELDPKFAALFRPHVTLAGSSGVGVLASGTPVSEIEVALSRVGAAVAPLDFTFGAPERFPATNIIMLPLPVHGPVRWLHDAIATCGLPFAAPKFAFTPHCTVHFFRTMTDAAWARARRFRVRAPIWVERIQAYETRDPQPARLLCEITLRGQSA
- a CDS encoding phosphatase PAP2 family protein codes for the protein MSTRPASPSRTTAQVLSLACAIAMPGVSDALAAQDRAPHSQVFIAPPHPVGARRFLSAPPSSAAQAAPGAFSVGLRHGDVLKLGGMAAGALLIATADRRGDAWARRPGVQDDATLRRLSRAGDLTGTWVATGIGPTLWLLGRARGDSGTAVMGLRTTEAVAASGAVISAIKLLAGRTRPYASPDHSPAHWDFLGGLNSDSTRSFASGHSALAAAAAATLAVEWRRQGRSGWKTVGPPLVYALAAMTAGSRVRDRKHWLSDVVSGSAIGMLGAISVRRWHDAHPGNRLDRALLSR